A genomic window from Streptomyces broussonetiae includes:
- a CDS encoding pyridoxal phosphate-dependent aminotransferase, with protein sequence MAGNVTSLFRGTAAHSPSMAALAREGGDGTGPVDFCVPCNPYFPTPAMFDELSARLREIATYYPSGADTITGELCALLQLPPQCVAMGNGSTELITWIDHLLVRESLAVPVPTFGRWTDQPMETGKRVDMFPLQEAAGFALDLAQYADFIRARGTRVAVICNPNNPDGGYLRKQQVVQFMDAMTDLDLIVVDESFLEFADAEAEPSVVREAMLRPNVIVLRSLGKNFGLHGIRFGYLVANPALAGRVRSMLPKWNLNSFAEHVVFMLKEHGVEYAQSLLQVRRDRLEMASHLSALPGLTVFPSQGNFLFVRLPVGAEGTVVRDRMLTEHRILVRECGNKIGSSSRFLRLVVRPQVDVRRLVSGLEQVLYGTRRGAAVPELGTGTSYSSGTAAVDRLVSETNGGGVPGLAAQAQAMTAAPAPAAGTGMPLPAAVPPPGAGMPMPAAPQQVPAPLAAALPAPVPAVVQPAPAQQPLVPAQPPMMPMQQPVAPVPVPAPFPAPPPPPMPAPVPAPAPAAAFAPTPPGVPARGGLTAAQVRGVTAPAAPAPATPNGLTPAPATGWPNAQSWPNAAGMGQAG encoded by the coding sequence TTGGCCGGCAACGTCACCTCGCTGTTCCGCGGCACCGCCGCGCACAGCCCGTCGATGGCGGCGCTGGCACGGGAGGGCGGCGACGGGACCGGGCCGGTGGACTTCTGCGTCCCGTGCAACCCGTACTTCCCCACCCCGGCCATGTTCGACGAGCTGTCGGCCCGGCTGCGTGAGATCGCCACGTACTACCCGAGCGGCGCCGACACCATCACGGGCGAGCTGTGCGCGCTGCTCCAACTGCCGCCGCAGTGCGTGGCGATGGGCAACGGCTCGACGGAACTGATCACCTGGATCGACCATCTCCTGGTCCGTGAGTCCCTGGCGGTACCGGTCCCCACCTTCGGCCGCTGGACCGACCAGCCGATGGAGACCGGCAAGCGGGTCGACATGTTCCCGCTCCAGGAGGCGGCCGGTTTCGCGCTGGACCTCGCCCAGTACGCGGACTTCATCCGCGCCCGGGGCACGCGGGTCGCCGTGATCTGCAACCCGAACAACCCCGACGGCGGCTATCTCCGCAAGCAGCAGGTGGTCCAGTTCATGGACGCGATGACGGACCTGGACCTGATCGTCGTGGACGAGTCCTTCCTGGAGTTCGCGGACGCCGAGGCCGAGCCGAGCGTCGTGCGCGAGGCCATGCTCCGCCCGAACGTCATCGTCCTGCGCAGCCTCGGCAAGAACTTCGGCCTGCACGGCATCCGCTTCGGCTACCTGGTGGCGAACCCGGCGCTCGCGGGCAGGGTCCGCTCGATGCTGCCCAAGTGGAACCTCAACTCCTTTGCCGAACATGTGGTGTTCATGCTGAAGGAGCACGGTGTCGAGTACGCGCAGAGCCTCTTGCAGGTCCGCCGTGACCGCCTGGAGATGGCCAGCCACCTCTCCGCGCTCCCCGGCCTGACGGTGTTCCCCTCGCAGGGCAACTTCCTCTTCGTACGACTGCCCGTAGGAGCCGAGGGCACGGTGGTCCGGGACCGGATGCTCACCGAGCACCGGATCCTGGTCCGTGAGTGCGGCAACAAGATCGGTTCCTCCAGCCGCTTCCTGAGACTCGTGGTGCGCCCCCAGGTCGACGTGCGTCGCCTGGTGTCCGGCCTGGAACAGGTGCTCTACGGGACCAGGAGGGGAGCCGCCGTACCCGAGCTGGGCACCGGGACCAGCTACAGCTCGGGTACGGCGGCCGTCGACCGGCTGGTCAGCGAGACCAACGGAGGCGGCGTACCGGGCCTGGCCGCACAGGCCCAGGCCATGACCGCCGCTCCCGCTCCGGCCGCCGGCACCGGCATGCCGCTCCCCGCCGCCGTGCCCCCACCCGGCGCCGGGATGCCGATGCCGGCGGCGCCCCAGCAGGTACCCGCGCCGCTTGCCGCGGCTCTGCCGGCTCCGGTACCGGCGGTGGTGCAGCCCGCCCCTGCGCAACAGCCCCTGGTCCCGGCTCAGCCGCCGATGATGCCGATGCAGCAGCCGGTGGCCCCGGTGCCGGTCCCCGCGCCCTTCCCGGCCCCGCCCCCTCCGCCCATGCCGGCCCCCGTGCCCGCCCCGGCCCCCGCCGCCGCCTTCGCCCCCACCCCGCCCGGCGTTCCGGCGCGCGGCGGGCTGACGGCGGCGCAGGTGCGCGGCGTGACGGCGCCCGCCGCCCCGGCGCCGGCCACCCCGAACGGGCTGACCCCGGCCCCGGCCACGGGCTGGCCGAACGCCCAGAGCTGGCCGAACGCGGCGGGCATGGGCCAGGCAGGCTGA
- a CDS encoding DUF397 domain-containing protein — MSTSELTWFKSSCSSGSGDNCVEVAIRPATIRVRDSKAKEGPTPGLSPAAWSDFVGCAATGTASTPCGTPC, encoded by the coding sequence ATGAGCACCTCCGAGCTGACGTGGTTCAAGAGCAGCTGCAGCAGCGGCTCCGGCGACAACTGCGTGGAGGTCGCCATCCGCCCCGCCACCATCCGCGTCCGCGACTCCAAGGCGAAGGAGGGCCCGACGCCGGGCCTCTCCCCCGCCGCTTGGAGCGACTTCGTCGGCTGTGCCGCTACGGGCACTGCTTCCACGCCATGTGGTACACCGTGCTGA
- a CDS encoding DUF4360 domain-containing protein has translation MAGGLLLSGAVAALLTTALPARTPASGVFDNPPPDKIVIDVATVNGSGCPEGTAAVAVSPDNTAFTVTYSSYLAQAGGNSDPTAFRKNCQLNLVVHVPQGFTYAIASADYRGFLSLQPGATATQKASYYFQGSSNTVPKTHPFNGAFNDNWEATDSTDVAQLVWAPCGVLRNFNINTELRVNAGTQSPDKVSFMTMDSTDGDISTVYHMAWKQCP, from the coding sequence ATGGCTGGTGGACTGCTCCTGAGCGGCGCCGTAGCCGCTCTGCTCACCACCGCGCTACCCGCCCGGACGCCTGCCTCGGGCGTCTTCGACAACCCGCCCCCGGACAAGATCGTCATCGACGTGGCGACCGTCAACGGCTCCGGCTGTCCGGAAGGTACGGCCGCCGTCGCCGTGTCCCCGGACAACACCGCCTTCACGGTGACCTACAGCTCCTACCTGGCCCAGGCCGGCGGCAACTCCGACCCCACGGCCTTCCGCAAGAACTGCCAGCTCAACCTGGTCGTCCACGTCCCGCAGGGCTTCACCTACGCCATCGCCAGCGCGGACTACCGGGGCTTCCTCTCGCTCCAGCCCGGTGCCACGGCCACCCAGAAGGCCTCGTACTACTTCCAGGGCTCTTCGAACACCGTCCCCAAGACCCACCCGTTCAACGGTGCCTTCAACGACAACTGGGAGGCGACCGACAGCACCGACGTGGCCCAACTGGTCTGGGCGCCCTGCGGGGTGCTGCGCAACTTCAACATCAACACCGAGCTGAGAGTGAACGCCGGTACTCAGTCGCCGGACAAGGTCAGCTTCATGACCATGGACTCGACCGACGGCGACATCAGCACGGTGTACCACATGGCGTGGAAGCAGTGCCCGTAG
- a CDS encoding RrF2 family transcriptional regulator — MRISARADYAVRAVLELAVRQANGPVKAEEIAAVQDIPHKFLEGILGALRRAGIVESRRGGGGGYRLAKDAATITVADVIRGVDGPIVSVRGERPTDLSCTGTARPLLPLWIALRANVRRILEGVTVADLAADALPETVRALAAEPSAWENP, encoded by the coding sequence ATGAGGATCTCGGCGCGGGCGGATTACGCGGTACGGGCCGTACTGGAACTGGCCGTACGGCAGGCTAACGGACCGGTGAAGGCAGAGGAAATCGCCGCCGTCCAGGACATCCCGCACAAGTTCCTCGAAGGCATCCTGGGCGCTCTGCGCCGGGCCGGGATCGTGGAGAGCAGGCGCGGCGGGGGCGGCGGCTACCGCCTGGCGAAGGACGCGGCCACGATCACCGTGGCGGACGTCATCCGGGGCGTGGACGGCCCGATCGTGTCCGTACGCGGTGAACGCCCGACGGACCTGTCCTGCACGGGCACGGCCCGGCCGCTCCTGCCGCTGTGGATCGCCCTGCGCGCCAACGTCCGCCGCATCCTGGAGGGTGTCACGGTGGCCGACCTCGCGGCGGACGCCCTGCCGGAGACCGTCCGGGCGCTGGCGGCGGAACCGTCCGCCTGGGAGAACCCGTGA